From Jiangella mangrovi:
CCGAGGAGTGTGACGCCACCGTGCACCTGCCCGACTCCTTCTACCTCGGCGCCCTGGACCGTGTGGTCGAGCGGCTCGGCGCCGGCGGCCACGACGGCCTCCTCGTCACCCATCCCGCCGACGTCGCCTACCTCGTGGGGTTCTGCTACGCCGTCACCGAGCGACCGGTGTACCTCTGGATCGGCGCCGACCACGACCGGTTCCTCCTGGTGCCGGAGCTGGACCGCGAGTACGCCGAGCAGCAGCGCAGCCACGCCCCGGTGCAGACCTACTTCGAGTACCCCGGCGTCACCAGCCCCGAGGAGCACCTCGCCGCGCTGCTGCGCCGCCGCGGCCTGGGGTCCGCCCGCATCGCGTACACGTCGTCGGTCTCGGTCGGCACGTTCGCGAAGCTGCGCGCCGCGCTGCCGGACGCGACCTGGGCGACCTCCGACGTGGTCGCCGGGCTGCGGCTGACCAAGGCGCCGGAGGAGATCGAGCTGCACCGGCAGGCCGCGGACATCTGCGACTCCATGCTCGCGGCCGGACGCGCCTACATCGAGGAGGCGCTGGCAGCCGGCGGCGAGCTGCCGCGCGAGGGCGAGATCGCCCGGCACGTCATCGGCCACGGCACCGACCTCGTCTACCAGCGCTACGACCGCGTGGTGTTCACGACGAAGCTGGCCGGCGGTCTGGTCTATGCCGGCCCGAACGCCGCCAACCCGCACGGCCTGCCCAGCAGCCGCCGTGTCCAGCGCGGCGACACGCTGATCCTGTCGCTCGGCGCCGCGGTCCTGAGCCGGTTCGTCGAGAGCGAGCGGACCTTCGTCATCGGCGAGCCGAGCGCGGACCAGCGGCGCTACTTCGAGGTCGCCCGGACCGCCCAGAACGTCGGCACCGAGGCGATGCGCGTGGGCCGCGCGTGCGCCGACGTCAACGCCGAGTGCCTCGGGGTCATCCGCGACGCCGGGCTCGGCGAGTACCTGCGCCACCGGCAGGGCCACGGCATCGGCGTGCAGAACCACGAGGCGCCGTGGGTCGAGGACGGCGACCCGACGCCGCTGGCGCCCGGCATGGTGCTGTCCAGCGAGCCGGGCGTCTACGTCCCCGGCCACGGCGGATACCGGATCTCCGACACCGTGGTGGTGACCGACGACGGCCCCGAGCGGCTCACCACCTATCCGCGCACCCTCGAGGAGAACGTGATCGCGGCATGACGACCTCTCGCACCCACACCGAGACGATCAACGGCGCGCGGATCGTCATCGAGGAGCTCGGCCCCGAGGACGCGCCGGCCATCGTGGTCCACCACGGCGCGCCCGGCCTGGGCTCGCGGGCGGAGCCGCTGCGCTCGTTCGGCCCGTTCGCCGACGCCTACCGGATCGTGACGTTCGACGCCCGCGGCTCCGGCTCGTCGTCCGACGACGGCCCGTTCAGCCACGAGCAGTGGGTCGCCGACATCGAGGCGATCCGCGGCCGCCTGGGCCTCGGCGACATCGTGATGGCCGGCGGGTCGTACGGCGGCTTCCTCGCCATGGAGTACACACTCGCCCATCCCGAGCGGGTGCGGGCGCTGGTGCTGCGCGACACCGCGGCGGACACCTCGCACGACCACCTCGCCGTCGAGCGGGCCCGCAGCTTCGACGTCGTGCCGATCGACCCGTGGGCCATCGAGCG
This genomic window contains:
- a CDS encoding alpha/beta fold hydrolase, which codes for MTTSRTHTETINGARIVIEELGPEDAPAIVVHHGAPGLGSRAEPLRSFGPFADAYRIVTFDARGSGSSSDDGPFSHEQWVADIEAIRGRLGLGDIVMAGGSYGGFLAMEYTLAHPERVRALVLRDTAADTSHDHLAVERARSFDVVPIDPWAIERIGTGNFADNTEFERYWRAILPLYDHHYDPAAVERKAASTQYHYATHNAAFGVNMPAYDLTGRLPEIACPVLVTVGRHDWRTPVPASELIAERVADGRLVVFEHSGHSPQLEEPELFQATVRQFLRDAGVDPHD
- a CDS encoding M24 family metallopeptidase, translating into MHLPDSFYLGALDRVVERLGAGGHDGLLVTHPADVAYLVGFCYAVTERPVYLWIGADHDRFLLVPELDREYAEQQRSHAPVQTYFEYPGVTSPEEHLAALLRRRGLGSARIAYTSSVSVGTFAKLRAALPDATWATSDVVAGLRLTKAPEEIELHRQAADICDSMLAAGRAYIEEALAAGGELPREGEIARHVIGHGTDLVYQRYDRVVFTTKLAGGLVYAGPNAANPHGLPSSRRVQRGDTLILSLGAAVLSRFVESERTFVIGEPSADQRRYFEVARTAQNVGTEAMRVGRACADVNAECLGVIRDAGLGEYLRHRQGHGIGVQNHEAPWVEDGDPTPLAPGMVLSSEPGVYVPGHGGYRISDTVVVTDDGPERLTTYPRTLEENVIAA